The Xanthomonas sp. DAR 34887 genome has a segment encoding these proteins:
- a CDS encoding APC family permease — MTQTALRRDVGPFALMLTGLGSIIGSGWLFGAWRAAGLAGPGAIWAWVLGAAIVTTIALAYAELGAMFPESGGMVRYSHYSHGSLVGFIAGWANWIAIVSVIPVEAEASVQYMASWPWQWAQDLYVQQPGGAGELSVPGLYIAAALVLVYFLLNFWSVKLFARSNSLITVFKLVVPALTGVALIASGFHSENFSVGLHGGTHTIDFAAVLTAVATAGIVFSFNGFQSPVNLAGEARDPGRSIPFAVLGSIALATVIYLILQVAYIGAVPPELLAKAGWHGIDFRSPFAQLAIIVNLHWLAMLLYVDAFVSPSGTGITYTATTARMIYGMERNGTLPAVLGKLHPHWGVPRPAMFFNLAVSYLFLFFFRGWGTLAAVISVATIISYLTGPISAMALRKHAPEMHRPLRIFGLPVLAAAAFVLATELLYWARWPLTGEIILLMLVALPVYAYYQHRQGWKDLRNNLRGASWLIAYLPTIALLSWAGSTTFGGHGYLSYGPDLIVVGVVALGFYFWGVRAGWRTPSLQQASAG; from the coding sequence ATGACCCAAACCGCCTTGCGCCGCGACGTCGGCCCATTCGCCCTGATGCTGACCGGTCTGGGCTCGATCATCGGCTCCGGCTGGCTGTTCGGCGCCTGGCGCGCCGCCGGGCTGGCCGGCCCTGGCGCGATCTGGGCATGGGTGCTGGGCGCGGCGATCGTCACCACCATCGCGCTGGCCTACGCCGAACTGGGCGCGATGTTCCCCGAGTCCGGCGGCATGGTCCGCTACAGCCACTATTCGCACGGTTCGCTGGTCGGCTTCATCGCCGGCTGGGCCAACTGGATCGCGATCGTGTCGGTGATCCCGGTCGAAGCCGAGGCCTCGGTGCAGTACATGGCCTCGTGGCCGTGGCAGTGGGCGCAGGACCTGTACGTACAGCAGCCCGGCGGCGCCGGTGAGCTGTCGGTGCCGGGCCTGTACATCGCCGCGGCGCTGGTGCTGGTGTATTTCCTGCTGAACTTCTGGAGCGTGAAGCTGTTCGCGCGCTCCAACAGCCTGATCACCGTGTTCAAGCTGGTGGTGCCGGCGCTGACCGGCGTGGCGCTGATCGCCAGCGGTTTCCACAGCGAGAACTTCAGCGTCGGCCTGCATGGCGGCACGCATACCATCGATTTCGCCGCGGTGCTGACCGCAGTGGCCACCGCCGGCATCGTGTTCAGCTTCAACGGCTTCCAGAGCCCGGTGAACCTGGCCGGCGAAGCGCGCGACCCTGGGCGCAGCATCCCGTTCGCGGTGCTCGGCTCGATCGCGCTGGCCACGGTGATCTACCTGATCCTGCAGGTGGCCTACATCGGCGCGGTGCCGCCGGAACTGCTGGCCAAGGCCGGCTGGCACGGCATCGACTTCCGCTCGCCGTTCGCGCAACTGGCGATCATCGTCAACCTGCACTGGCTGGCGATGCTGCTGTACGTGGACGCCTTCGTCAGCCCCAGCGGCACCGGCATCACCTATACCGCGACCACCGCGCGGATGATCTACGGCATGGAGCGCAACGGCACGCTGCCGGCGGTGCTGGGCAAGCTGCATCCGCACTGGGGCGTGCCGCGCCCGGCGATGTTCTTCAACCTGGCGGTGTCCTACCTGTTCCTGTTCTTCTTCCGCGGCTGGGGCACGCTGGCGGCGGTGATCTCGGTGGCCACGATCATCTCCTACCTGACCGGCCCGATCAGCGCGATGGCGCTGCGCAAGCACGCGCCGGAGATGCACCGTCCGCTGCGCATCTTCGGCCTGCCGGTGCTGGCCGCCGCGGCCTTCGTGCTGGCCACCGAACTGCTGTACTGGGCGCGCTGGCCGCTGACCGGCGAGATCATCCTGCTGATGCTGGTGGCGCTGCCGGTGTACGCCTACTACCAGCATCGCCAGGGCTGGAAGGACCTGCGCAACAACCTGCGCGGCGCCAGCTGGCTGATCGCCTACCTGCCGACCATCGCGCTGCTATCGTGGGCCGGCAGCACCACCTTCGGCGGCCATGGCTACCTGTCCTACGGCCCGGACCTGATCGTGGTCGGCGTGGTCGCGCTGGGCTTCTATTTCTGGGGCGTGCGTGCCGGCTGGCGCACGCCGTCGCTGCAGCAGGCCAGCGCCGGCTGA